One part of the Methanobacterium petrolearium genome encodes these proteins:
- the atwA gene encoding methyl coenzyme M reductase system, component A2: MSFIEIRNISKTFNGVKVLNNLNINVEEGTILGILGKSGSGKSVLLNMLRGMKDYKPDEGQIIYNLAVCPECLTVEPQSMEGKECGCGGTFEKREVDFWEADRHLFAAIRRRISIMLQRTFALYEDDTVIDNVLKSIDGHNEEESTYMAIDLIELAQMTHRITHIARDLSGGEKQRVVLARQLAKEPMIFLADEPTGTLDPSTAEQIHQALIEGVKSQGLSMVITSHWPEVMRNLSDHVIWLDKGEIIEEGDPETVVKSFMEHVPKPKTSEEFQTGGPIIKMYDVKKHYYSIERGVIKAVDGIDISVDEGEIYGVVGLSGAGKTTLSRILYGLTEPSSGEIEVKLGDNWIDMTEKGIMGRGRVKPYLGILHQEYSLYPHRNVLGNLTEAISLELPAEFAKMKALYVLNAVGFGENYAESILYKYHDELSGGERHRVALAQVLIKEPNIVILDEPTGTMDPITRVQVTDSIKKARKELDQTFVIISHDMDFVLDVCDRASIMRGGKILKTGLPSEVVDELTITEKDKMLKEGLKS, encoded by the coding sequence ATGTCTTTCATAGAAATAAGAAACATAAGCAAAACATTCAATGGAGTTAAAGTACTGAACAATTTGAACATCAATGTAGAAGAAGGGACGATTTTAGGAATTCTAGGAAAGAGTGGTTCTGGTAAATCTGTCCTTTTGAACATGTTAAGAGGAATGAAGGATTACAAACCAGATGAAGGTCAAATTATCTACAATCTGGCTGTTTGCCCGGAATGTCTCACTGTTGAACCGCAATCCATGGAAGGAAAGGAGTGCGGGTGCGGAGGAACGTTTGAAAAAAGGGAGGTTGATTTTTGGGAAGCTGACCGGCACCTGTTTGCAGCTATCCGCCGCAGGATCTCCATAATGTTACAGAGAACCTTTGCATTGTACGAAGATGACACTGTGATTGATAACGTTTTAAAATCAATCGATGGACACAATGAAGAAGAAAGCACCTACATGGCTATTGATCTGATTGAATTAGCTCAGATGACCCATCGTATCACCCATATCGCCAGAGACCTTAGTGGAGGGGAAAAACAGCGAGTAGTACTGGCCCGTCAGCTGGCCAAGGAACCCATGATATTCCTGGCAGATGAACCCACCGGTACCCTGGACCCATCCACTGCTGAACAGATTCACCAGGCACTAATCGAGGGGGTGAAAAGTCAGGGCCTCAGCATGGTCATAACTTCACACTGGCCAGAAGTTATGAGAAACCTCTCTGATCACGTGATCTGGCTGGATAAAGGCGAAATAATTGAAGAAGGGGATCCAGAAACTGTGGTTAAGAGTTTCATGGAACATGTGCCCAAACCCAAAACAAGTGAGGAATTCCAAACTGGCGGACCCATCATCAAGATGTATGATGTTAAAAAACATTACTACTCCATTGAAAGAGGTGTGATAAAAGCTGTTGATGGCATTGACATTAGTGTGGATGAAGGCGAGATATATGGAGTAGTGGGGCTATCTGGAGCTGGTAAAACAACCTTATCCCGTATTCTTTATGGACTTACTGAACCCAGCAGTGGCGAAATAGAGGTTAAACTGGGAGACAACTGGATTGACATGACTGAAAAGGGCATCATGGGTCGTGGTCGGGTCAAACCATACCTTGGGATCCTTCATCAGGAATACAGTCTTTACCCTCACCGTAATGTCCTGGGAAACTTAACTGAAGCCATCAGCCTGGAGTTGCCAGCAGAATTTGCCAAGATGAAAGCGTTGTATGTTTTGAATGCTGTTGGATTTGGCGAAAATTATGCAGAAAGTATCCTCTACAAATACCATGATGAACTCAGTGGAGGAGAACGTCATCGGGTGGCCCTGGCCCAGGTACTCATTAAAGAACCAAACATTGTAATCCTGGATGAACCCACCGGTACCATGGACCCTATAACCCGGGTTCAGGTTACAGATTCCATTAAAAAAGCACGTAAAGAGCTTGATCAAACCTTTGTAATTATCAGCCACGACATGGACTTTGTCCTGGATGTCTGTGACCGGGCTTCCATAATGAGGGGAGGTAAGATCCTTAAAACCGGACTTCCCAGTGAAGTTGTGGATGAACTGACAATTACAGAAAAGGATAAAATGCTGAAAGAAGGCTTAAAATCTTAA
- a CDS encoding AEC family transporter, with product MNSYETILAIVVMILIGYVCRRYEFLKPEDTQTLNKIVVYIAIPALIFLAMYHADLSNIRTFGTITLICITMGIISGIIAYFFTHFKGYSAKTRWGVVTASALFNSGFLGYPVVLGVFGATGLVRAVFYDVGSTLLFISFGIFFLIRYGGSYKDIIKKSVLFPPLLAVICGVFANLLHLQLGSVITSTLNYLSGAAIPMIMISLGLSLEFKGIKEYFDVASFVSVLKLIISPMIAMVIVGLVGLSGLDRTVTIVEAGMPSAMLSLVLAVTYKLDVKVTAACIFMSTALSIITITVLILFI from the coding sequence ATGAATTCCTATGAAACTATTCTCGCCATTGTAGTGATGATACTCATTGGCTATGTATGCCGCAGATATGAATTTTTAAAGCCAGAAGATACTCAGACTCTTAATAAGATTGTGGTATACATTGCTATTCCTGCATTAATCTTTCTAGCCATGTACCATGCAGATCTATCTAATATTAGAACTTTTGGAACTATCACTCTTATCTGTATTACTATGGGCATTATATCAGGGATAATTGCTTACTTCTTCACTCACTTTAAGGGTTACTCTGCTAAAACCCGATGGGGTGTGGTGACAGCATCAGCCCTATTCAACTCAGGATTTTTAGGATATCCTGTTGTATTGGGAGTTTTTGGAGCTACAGGGCTGGTAAGGGCAGTATTCTATGATGTAGGTTCCACCCTACTTTTCATCTCATTTGGAATATTCTTCCTAATTCGTTACGGTGGAAGTTATAAGGATATAATAAAAAAGTCAGTTCTGTTTCCACCGTTACTGGCAGTTATCTGTGGAGTTTTTGCCAACCTACTACATCTTCAACTGGGATCTGTCATTACCAGTACACTTAACTATTTGAGTGGTGCTGCTATACCCATGATAATGATATCTTTAGGCCTTTCACTGGAATTTAAAGGTATTAAAGAATATTTTGATGTTGCTTCCTTTGTTTCAGTACTTAAATTAATCATCTCTCCTATGATTGCCATGGTCATTGTGGGATTGGTGGGGTTATCTGGTCTGGACCGCACAGTAACTATTGTAGAGGCAGGCATGCCATCGGCAATGTTAAGTCTGGTTCTGGCTGTAACCTACAAACTGGATGTAAAGGTAACTGCAGCCTGCATATTCATGAGCACCGCCCTTAGTATTATAACCATCACAGTTTTAATCCTGTTCATATAG
- a CDS encoding MBL fold metallo-hydrolase, giving the protein MIVELVKSEGIAHHSYFVGNSGRAAVVDPRRDVEVYLSLAESNGLDITHIFETHRNEDYVIGSLELADATGAEIYHGRNLDFGYGTPVIDGAKFTLGSVELEVLETPGHTLESISLALRDMGVSKEVQMVFSGDVIFAGETGRVDFYGVDRRPEMAGLLYDSLFSKILPLGDHVILCPAHGAGSVCGADIRQQDYTTVGYEMKTNPQLNLASKKDFIDFKIKETLYTPPYFKKMEEYNQKGAPIMGRLPYLKAMPAKILKKMQSDGAQILDVRKPTSFGDGHIPGSFNIWREGVAAFAGWFLNYNDPIILVDDHGYGLNEVRQSLVRLGFDNIYGYLADGFPNWYLHAESVDKLNLWTVQDLKKHQFDGDFFLLDVRQIDDWENGYIEGAYHIYLGEVPLKMNEIPGDTPVVVYCDSGYKSTVACSFLKNNGYSSLTSVVGSMTAWKKAGYPVVND; this is encoded by the coding sequence TTGATAGTTGAACTGGTAAAATCAGAGGGAATAGCTCATCACTCCTATTTTGTTGGGAACAGTGGTCGTGCTGCTGTGGTGGATCCTCGTCGGGACGTGGAAGTTTATTTAAGCTTGGCTGAATCAAATGGACTGGATATTACCCATATCTTTGAAACACACCGTAACGAAGACTATGTCATCGGGTCTTTGGAGTTGGCTGATGCTACGGGTGCAGAAATATACCATGGAAGGAACTTAGATTTTGGATATGGTACTCCAGTCATTGATGGGGCGAAATTCACCCTGGGAAGTGTGGAGTTGGAAGTACTGGAAACTCCAGGTCATACCCTGGAAAGCATATCCCTAGCATTAAGGGATATGGGAGTTTCTAAAGAAGTTCAGATGGTCTTTTCTGGTGATGTGATCTTTGCTGGGGAAACTGGACGTGTTGATTTTTATGGTGTTGACAGAAGGCCGGAGATGGCTGGATTACTTTACGACAGTCTGTTTAGTAAAATACTGCCACTGGGTGATCATGTTATTTTATGCCCTGCCCATGGTGCGGGTTCTGTTTGCGGGGCAGACATACGCCAACAGGATTACACAACTGTGGGTTATGAGATGAAAACAAACCCTCAACTGAATTTAGCCTCGAAAAAAGATTTTATTGATTTTAAGATTAAAGAAACACTTTACACACCCCCATACTTTAAGAAAATGGAGGAGTACAATCAAAAGGGAGCTCCGATAATGGGCAGACTCCCCTATCTGAAGGCCATGCCTGCTAAAATCCTGAAAAAAATGCAGAGTGATGGGGCTCAGATCCTGGATGTGCGTAAACCCACCAGTTTCGGTGATGGTCACATTCCAGGAAGTTTCAACATCTGGAGGGAAGGTGTTGCTGCCTTCGCTGGCTGGTTCTTAAATTACAATGATCCGATTATCCTGGTTGATGACCATGGGTATGGTCTTAATGAAGTTCGCCAATCCCTGGTTCGTCTGGGCTTTGACAATATTTATGGTTACTTGGCAGATGGTTTTCCCAACTGGTATCTCCATGCAGAAAGTGTTGATAAATTGAATCTGTGGACAGTGCAGGATCTAAAAAAACACCAGTTTGATGGTGATTTCTTCCTTCTAGATGTGCGTCAAATCGATGACTGGGAGAATGGTTACATTGAAGGAGCATATCATATTTACTTGGGAGAAGTACCTCTTAAGATGAATGAGATTCCTGGTGACACTCCTGTGGTTGTTTACTGCGATTCCGGTTATAAATCTACCGTTGCCTGTAGTTTCCTTAAAAATAATGGTTACTCCAGTTTAACTAGTGTGGTGGGGAGTATGACTGCCTGGAAGAAGGCAGGTTATCCTGTGGTAAATGATTGA
- a CDS encoding HEAT repeat domain-containing protein, which produces MGYYDLSKEERQKFVLKIKKEIGEDLESGKSTAILHYSSDDDVYIRKNVSTIMGRIYRDQGIFQEEIIQVASDLLKNDDENVRQTAVYMLGEVGKKDADIVFPYLETALRDPHHKVRNSVMSTLKVMGQKKPEPTLKFAEMFIHDPDPEVRRKVVHGIELRGRTHPEDILPILEQLQYEENPQVKKMIIHVLGQISYKEGCLEKVTSALKTWNNKELVESTIPYIIEVHKKYPFSDKTSKEAEKYLKENFKDYHI; this is translated from the coding sequence ATGGGATACTACGATCTGAGTAAAGAGGAAAGGCAGAAGTTCGTCCTGAAAATAAAAAAGGAAATTGGAGAGGACCTTGAAAGTGGTAAATCCACTGCTATACTTCATTATTCCTCAGATGATGATGTTTACATTCGTAAAAATGTTTCCACCATTATGGGGAGGATTTACCGTGACCAGGGAATATTTCAAGAAGAGATAATCCAGGTTGCCAGTGATCTGTTAAAAAATGATGATGAAAATGTTAGGCAGACTGCAGTGTATATGTTGGGAGAGGTAGGGAAAAAAGATGCAGATATAGTTTTTCCCTACCTGGAAACTGCCCTTCGAGATCCTCATCACAAAGTTAGGAACTCTGTAATGAGTACATTAAAGGTAATGGGCCAGAAAAAACCTGAACCAACCCTTAAATTCGCAGAAATGTTTATACATGACCCTGACCCCGAGGTAAGGCGTAAAGTGGTGCATGGAATTGAACTGCGAGGTAGAACACACCCTGAAGATATCTTACCCATTCTGGAACAATTACAATATGAAGAAAACCCTCAGGTAAAAAAAATGATAATTCATGTACTGGGACAGATAAGCTACAAAGAAGGGTGTCTGGAGAAAGTGACTTCCGCCCTTAAAACCTGGAATAACAAAGAACTTGTGGAGAGCACCATACCCTACATAATTGAAGTACATAAAAAATATCCATTCAGTGATAAAACCTCTAAAGAGGCTGAAAAATATTTAAAAGAGAATTTCAAGGATTACCATATCTAA
- a CDS encoding 4'-phosphopantetheinyl transferase family protein gives MSKLDCNKIPASLSNERLKKSKRYVHQKDRYLSIGVEILLNHVLGEIGIYDPLFGVDHYGKPFLKNYSDVFFNLSHSEEYVACAVSNSPVGVDIEHIHDIDLNIAKYYFYGSEYKHIIHNKDKKKAFFELWVLKESYMKMTGLGFRLPLDEFSIEINDEIKLIHQENTGEFGVWNICNDEYMLGVCSKGKITKPVLINLNDL, from the coding sequence GTGTCAAAACTTGATTGTAATAAAATACCAGCCTCGTTGTCCAATGAAAGACTAAAAAAATCCAAAAGATATGTGCATCAAAAAGATCGTTATTTATCCATTGGTGTGGAAATTCTGTTAAATCACGTTTTAGGAGAAATTGGTATCTATGACCCACTTTTTGGCGTGGATCACTATGGTAAGCCATTTCTAAAAAATTATTCCGATGTTTTTTTTAACTTGTCACATTCAGAGGAATATGTAGCTTGTGCAGTTTCTAATTCACCGGTTGGTGTGGATATTGAACACATTCATGATATAGATTTAAACATAGCAAAATATTACTTCTATGGCAGTGAATACAAACATATCATACATAATAAGGACAAAAAGAAAGCTTTTTTTGAATTATGGGTCCTTAAAGAGAGTTATATGAAAATGACAGGCTTAGGATTTAGACTTCCCCTTGATGAATTCTCTATTGAAATTAATGATGAAATCAAGTTAATACACCAGGAAAACACTGGTGAATTTGGAGTCTGGAATATTTGTAATGACGAATATATGTTGGGAGTATGCTCCAAGGGGAAGATTACAAAACCAGTTCTAATAAATTTAAATGATTTATAA
- a CDS encoding TspO/MBR family protein, translating into MEGFNVREIPKLIAAVLIVFLSGAVGSLATLPQITTWYAALAKPSWTPPNDWFGPIWSTLYILIGVALFLVWRHGFDRRDVRFAILIFAVQLVLNVLWSLVFFGLHSILGGFVIIFLLWIAILANMIAFYVISKPAGLLFIPYLIWVSIASYLNYSVLMLN; encoded by the coding sequence ATGGAAGGTTTTAATGTAAGAGAGATTCCTAAATTGATTGCTGCAGTGTTGATAGTTTTTCTTTCAGGCGCAGTGGGAAGTCTAGCCACCCTCCCCCAGATAACCACCTGGTACGCTGCCCTGGCTAAACCGAGCTGGACCCCTCCTAATGATTGGTTCGGACCCATATGGTCCACCCTGTACATTTTAATTGGAGTAGCCCTTTTCCTGGTTTGGAGACACGGTTTTGACAGACGAGACGTTAGATTCGCTATCTTAATATTTGCCGTGCAACTGGTACTTAACGTGTTATGGTCCCTGGTATTCTTCGGACTTCACTCCATATTAGGTGGTTTTGTAATAATCTTCCTGCTCTGGATAGCCATACTGGCCAACATGATCGCTTTTTATGTTATATCCAAGCCAGCTGGACTCTTATTTATACCATACTTGATATGGGTCAGCATTGCGTCCTACCTTAACTACAGCGTGTTAATGTTAAACTAA
- a CDS encoding pyridoxamine 5'-phosphate oxidase family protein translates to MNILKIPSMDKNEYDAFIRKRYLSKIAFKGDYPYIAPFLYVFDGEFIYFLSTMYGKKVDLLKQNPQVAVEIEDYESDMSRYCFVTLQGQINEVNDEGEKLKVRKMFTKMIKDKNLSCNILAALGHSPEDPLESLLKEERSFVWKLTDVKEIVALKNS, encoded by the coding sequence TTGAACATTCTAAAAATCCCTTCCATGGATAAAAATGAATACGATGCATTTATTAGAAAACGGTATTTGAGTAAAATTGCTTTTAAAGGTGATTATCCCTATATTGCTCCTTTCCTCTATGTTTTTGATGGTGAATTTATTTACTTCCTGAGTACCATGTACGGTAAAAAAGTAGATCTTTTAAAACAGAACCCGCAGGTTGCAGTGGAGATCGAGGATTATGAAAGTGACATGTCAAGGTACTGTTTTGTGACACTTCAGGGGCAGATAAATGAGGTTAATGATGAGGGTGAAAAATTAAAAGTCAGGAAGATGTTCACTAAAATGATAAAGGACAAGAACCTCTCCTGCAACATCCTGGCCGCCCTGGGACACTCACCAGAAGATCCCCTGGAATCATTACTAAAAGAAGAACGTTCTTTCGTATGGAAACTAACTGATGTAAAGGAAATTGTGGCCCTTAAAAATTCATAA
- a CDS encoding DNA alkylation repair protein, translating to MKFEEIIQELESLSSPEDVEGMARFGINPKKVYAVKIPELRRIAKKTGKNHALALKLWEKGYRETRILACMIEDPDLVTSEQMDEWAADFDFWEICDQCCMKLFRMTPFAYQKIFEWGKRDEEFTKRAAFTLIAVLAVHDKRAPDEKFEEFFPLIIRESTDNRNYVKKAVNWALRHIGKRNLNFNRKAIIVAEDILKIDSKSAKWIAKDALRELKSEKVQKKIGKPW from the coding sequence ATGAAATTTGAAGAAATAATCCAGGAGCTGGAATCACTCTCCAGCCCAGAAGATGTGGAAGGAATGGCCCGGTTTGGAATAAATCCAAAAAAGGTATATGCTGTGAAAATACCTGAATTACGGCGAATAGCCAAAAAAACTGGGAAAAATCATGCCCTGGCCCTTAAATTGTGGGAAAAAGGTTACAGGGAAACACGGATCCTGGCATGCATGATAGAAGACCCTGATCTAGTGACTTCTGAACAGATGGATGAATGGGCAGCTGATTTTGATTTCTGGGAGATATGTGACCAGTGTTGCATGAAACTGTTCCGAATGACACCTTTCGCATATCAGAAGATATTTGAGTGGGGCAAACGCGATGAAGAGTTCACAAAAAGAGCGGCTTTCACATTAATCGCTGTTCTGGCAGTTCATGATAAAAGAGCCCCTGATGAAAAATTTGAGGAATTTTTCCCCTTGATAATCAGGGAATCAACTGATAACCGGAATTACGTTAAAAAAGCGGTAAACTGGGCTTTAAGACATATTGGGAAAAGGAACCTGAATTTTAATAGAAAAGCCATTATAGTTGCTGAGGATATCCTTAAAATTGATTCTAAAAGCGCAAAATGGATAGCTAAAGACGCACTCAGGGAATTAAAGAGCGAAAAAGTCCAAAAAAAGATTGGAAAGCCTTGGTAA
- a CDS encoding DUF134 domain-containing protein: MARPRRFRRISENPQIRCFKPEREDLDNVNPIEILIDEFEAIRLRDYHDIQQKRSAEIMGVSQPTFHRILSSARKKIADALINGNTLVIIGEGHMNQYECNECGFEWLHPRKEYEKCPDCGSTNIHIVEDENRSEDLLMQRKSYGGTGLRAGPPKVCKCPNCGYESPKERSVPCSNTKCPKCETPLCGVE; encoded by the coding sequence ATGGCAAGACCCCGGAGATTTAGAAGGATTTCTGAAAACCCCCAGATAAGATGTTTTAAACCGGAAAGAGAAGATCTGGATAATGTTAATCCTATTGAAATATTAATAGATGAATTTGAAGCAATCAGACTGAGAGACTATCATGATATACAACAAAAAAGATCCGCAGAAATAATGGGTGTTTCTCAGCCCACATTTCATCGTATTTTATCTTCTGCACGGAAAAAGATAGCTGATGCCTTAATCAATGGAAATACACTGGTAATCATTGGAGAAGGCCACATGAATCAATATGAATGTAATGAATGTGGATTTGAATGGCTACATCCCCGCAAAGAATATGAAAAATGTCCTGATTGTGGATCTACTAACATTCATATCGTAGAGGATGAAAATCGCTCTGAAGATTTATTAATGCAAAGAAAGTCATATGGAGGGACTGGACTCCGAGCAGGACCTCCCAAAGTTTGTAAATGTCCCAATTGCGGATATGAATCCCCAAAAGAGCGGTCAGTGCCTTGTAGTAACACTAAATGTCCAAAATGTGAAACTCCCCTTTGTGGAGTTGAATAA
- a CDS encoding MFS transporter, translating into MLENLQDNQKLILLVISLASFMSFLDISIVNVSLPTMAKYFGVTTSDVLWTILIYIIVLGSFLIVFGKLAQQKGFKKVFLTGFFIFIVGSSLSGISTQFHELILFRLLQAFGAAMFSAITSAMVLQYLPENKRGRNLGIVTTIGSLGLALGPLLGGFITEYINFHWIFFINVPIGIIGMILAHATLHETEKHAGSLDLVGVAMFFIAQSTLIFALNKGLDYGWTSAIIIGSIICSVIFWVLFIFQESKAAEPLINLNFLKMREIALANSANIFSNMPFAGAVVLLPFYFEVVKGMSTSHSGLMLTIMPIAIFIVGPLAGTFSDKIAPNRVTLMGAVIGIIGCLVLSTFNPSSSLLYISIGLLILGASVAAFNPPNTKFILSESPSKYRGIASGLVNTSNMMGNGFGTGILGTVAAMVVYNTVGPSTSDKLTPALVSQGLHNAFLVGAVAMGIALILIAMTKYKNLSIDS; encoded by the coding sequence ATGCTTGAAAATTTACAGGATAACCAGAAACTGATTCTTCTTGTTATTTCGCTGGCCAGTTTCATGTCATTTTTGGACATATCCATTGTAAACGTTTCCCTGCCCACCATGGCCAAATACTTCGGTGTGACCACCAGCGATGTTCTATGGACCATCCTGATATATATAATTGTTTTAGGTAGTTTTTTAATAGTTTTTGGTAAATTAGCCCAGCAGAAAGGTTTTAAAAAGGTTTTTCTAACCGGATTTTTCATTTTCATTGTTGGGTCTAGTTTAAGTGGTATTTCCACTCAGTTTCATGAACTAATACTTTTCAGACTCCTGCAGGCTTTTGGTGCAGCCATGTTCTCTGCCATTACCTCAGCAATGGTCTTACAATACCTCCCTGAAAACAAACGAGGTAGGAATTTGGGAATTGTAACCACCATAGGATCACTGGGGCTGGCTTTAGGCCCATTACTTGGGGGTTTCATCACAGAGTACATAAATTTCCACTGGATATTTTTTATAAACGTCCCTATAGGCATTATAGGCATGATTTTGGCACATGCCACTCTCCACGAAACTGAAAAACATGCAGGGTCTCTGGACCTTGTGGGGGTGGCCATGTTTTTCATAGCCCAGAGCACTCTTATTTTTGCACTTAACAAGGGACTGGATTATGGCTGGACTTCTGCAATTATCATTGGCAGCATTATCTGTTCAGTTATCTTCTGGGTTCTTTTCATTTTCCAGGAATCAAAAGCTGCTGAACCCCTGATTAATCTTAACTTTTTGAAGATGAGGGAGATTGCCCTGGCTAACAGTGCCAACATCTTCTCCAACATGCCATTTGCCGGAGCAGTGGTCCTCCTGCCCTTTTACTTTGAAGTGGTGAAGGGTATGAGTACCAGTCATTCTGGTTTGATGCTCACCATCATGCCCATTGCCATTTTTATAGTAGGGCCATTGGCTGGCACTTTTTCTGATAAAATAGCACCTAACCGGGTTACCCTTATGGGGGCAGTGATTGGGATCATTGGATGTCTGGTTTTATCCACATTCAACCCTTCAAGCAGTCTCCTATACATATCAATTGGCCTTTTGATTTTAGGAGCCTCAGTAGCAGCTTTCAATCCACCTAACACCAAATTCATTCTTTCAGAAAGTCCATCCAAGTACCGGGGAATAGCATCTGGCCTGGTTAACACTTCCAATATGATGGGTAATGGTTTTGGAACTGGAATTCTAGGTACAGTGGCAGCCATGGTTGTTTATAATACAGTAGGCCCCAGCACCAGTGACAAATTAACACCAGCTTTGGTTTCTCAAGGACTGCACAACGCATTTTTGGTGGGTGCGGTGGCTATGGGAATCGCGTTGATACTGATTGCCATGACTAAATATAAAAACCTGTCAATTGATTCTTAA